In a single window of the Selenihalanaerobacter shriftii genome:
- a CDS encoding glycine/sarcosine/betaine reductase component B subunit has product MRLEIGNFSVEDIVFGEETTYDDGILTINKEEALEVVKEDEHITEADLVIARPGEEKRIVPVKEAIEPRYRVDGEAVFPGVTGKLESVGDGRTLALKGCSVLAVGQHWGSFGDGLIDMSGEGAKYTYFSQLVNVCLVADTDEEFERHEQQKKNHAIRWAAHRLAEYLGSAVKDLEPEEVETFDLEPVTKRSQEINDLPSVVYVMQPQSQMEDLGYNDLVYGWDANHMLPTLMHPNEILDGAMISGSFMPCSSKWSTYDFQNCPTIKRLYDEHGKSINFLGVIMSNLNVALEQKERAAMFVQQIAKSLGADAAILAEEGYGNPDADFIECFVALEEAGVKTVGMTNECTGRDGQSQPLVTLDEKADAIVSCGNVSALIKLPPMERVIGELEALARDGLSGGWADDEKLGPSVKEDGSIVMENNSMFCGDRVLGWSPKTMKEF; this is encoded by the coding sequence ATGCGTTTAGAAATAGGTAATTTCTCTGTAGAAGACATTGTTTTTGGCGAAGAGACCACCTATGATGATGGTATTTTGACTATCAATAAAGAAGAAGCTTTAGAAGTAGTAAAAGAAGATGAACATATTACAGAAGCAGATTTAGTAATTGCTAGACCAGGTGAAGAAAAACGTATTGTTCCAGTTAAGGAAGCAATTGAGCCTAGATATAGAGTTGATGGAGAGGCTGTTTTTCCTGGGGTAACTGGTAAATTAGAGAGTGTTGGGGATGGTAGAACTCTAGCATTAAAAGGTTGTAGTGTACTAGCTGTCGGTCAACATTGGGGTAGTTTTGGTGATGGCTTAATCGATATGAGTGGTGAAGGAGCTAAATATACTTACTTCTCTCAGTTAGTAAATGTTTGTTTAGTAGCAGACACTGATGAAGAATTTGAAAGACATGAACAACAAAAGAAGAATCATGCTATCAGATGGGCTGCTCATAGATTAGCTGAATATTTAGGTAGTGCTGTAAAGGACTTAGAACCAGAAGAGGTAGAAACTTTTGATTTAGAACCGGTTACTAAGCGTTCTCAAGAAATAAATGACTTACCATCAGTAGTATATGTTATGCAACCACAGTCTCAAATGGAAGATTTAGGATATAATGATTTAGTTTATGGTTGGGACGCAAATCACATGCTACCTACTTTAATGCATCCTAATGAGATACTAGATGGAGCTATGATCTCTGGAAGCTTTATGCCTTGTTCTTCTAAATGGTCTACTTATGATTTTCAGAATTGTCCTACGATTAAGAGGTTATACGATGAACATGGTAAATCTATTAACTTCTTAGGTGTGATTATGTCTAACCTAAATGTTGCTTTAGAACAGAAGGAAAGAGCAGCTATGTTTGTACAACAAATAGCTAAGTCTTTAGGTGCTGATGCTGCTATTTTAGCAGAAGAAGGATACGGTAATCCAGATGCTGACTTTATTGAATGTTTTGTAGCATTAGAAGAAGCTGGTGTTAAGACAGTAGGAATGACTAACGAATGTACCGGTAGAGATGGACAATCTCAGCCATTAGTAACTTTAGATGAAAAAGCAGATGCTATTGTATCTTGTGGAAATGTTTCAGCTTTAATTAAACTACCACCAATGGAAAGAGTAATTGGTGAATTAGAAGCTTTAGCTCGTGACGGCTTATCAGGAGGATGGGCTGATGATGAAAAGTTAGGGCCTTCTGTAAAGGAAGATGGATCTATTGTTATGGAAAATAACTCAATGTTTTGTGGTGATCGAGTACTTGGATGGTCCCCTAAGACAATGAAAGAATTTTAA